From Triticum urartu cultivar G1812 chromosome 2, Tu2.1, whole genome shotgun sequence, a single genomic window includes:
- the LOC125534557 gene encoding uncharacterized protein LOC125534557, with protein sequence MADGGGEDVVEGGPCLVSPPPFKIRKLGGPGTSSIVAEDQIEAMATRDGKIGVERMDSDEVRGEHEVEEDKTSIESMAARGGHVDTEMTQFKYGEVAEEEVHKDKMNGGKSKQQIKNKTTPEEMDLVRTSPVISEKEIERLCVQMDEMASLMRYRIIPSAPLSSSKETEEDKDKVKPVIDGIRKELADLQGSMSKLKSQLKPFWHKYPYEEDYVAPEEEKDPKERARKEMEEEQEVFDSYRQGVESKVRHFGYTTLVSPMHFTHYTPRQVPSDYTTRGITLQIFSFKIANISLDLEWPLLQWPLKVYGVVVARDNVDRKRNVLFHRQRDNFQEITQEDPFLCLTGPSRAISADRPLEFEVQLKLKGGAAKSEDSVLINSRSHYGGYQTHNGLYTVTFDNCLCTTELSLQKLYRGAVQATFLRVGIVKGSQSPFSYGGRVACSSPPQKYGRGPATPTQVVLLDSRYCAGGKMPIGEEDGYLDLSRHVVSVELRTVSVDSEELEETLKVVIEAYSPGGSVQAHVMVRPQYCGISKHKCDLNGSKVKITIAWSPIVSSAFTRKVIL encoded by the exons ATGGCGGATGGCGGCGGGGAAGACGTGGTGGAGGGGGGGCCTTGTCTGGTGAGCCCTCCGCCGTTCAAAATCCGCAAGCTGGGCGGTCCGGGTACGAGTTCAATTGTCGCTGAGGATCAGATTGAGGCCATGGCTACCAGGGACGGCAAGATCGGCGTCGAGCGGATGGATTCGGATGAGGTACGCGGTGAGCACGAGGTGGAGGAGGACAAGACTTCGATTGAGTCCATGGCTGCCAGAGGCGGGCATGTGGATACAGAGATGACCCAATTCAAGTATGGCGAGGTTGCGGAGGAGGAGGTTCACAAGGACAAGATGAACGGAGGCAAATCAAAGCAGCAGATCAAGAACAAGACGACACCGGAGGAGATGGACCTAGTTAGAACAAGCCCCGTCATCTCCGAGAAGGAGATCGAGCGGCTCTGTGTGCAGATGGACGAGATGGCGTCTTTAATGAGATACAGGATCATACCATCAGCCCCGCTCAGCAGCAGCAAAGAGACTGAAGAAGATAAGGACAAGGTGAAGCCCGTGATCGACGGCATCCGAAAAGAGTTGGCTGATCTGCAGGGCAGCATGTCCAAGCTCAAATCGCAACTGAAACCTTTCTGGCACAAGTACCCGTATGAGGAGGACTATGTGGCGCCGGAGGAGGAGAAGGATCCCAAGGAGAGGGCAAGGAaggagatggaggaggagcaggaggTCTTTGATTCCTACCGTCAAGGGGTCGAATCTAAAGTTAGACACTTTGGATACACAA CCCTAGTGAGCCCCATGCACTTTACACACTACACACCCAGACAGGTCCCATCCGATTATACTACTCGTGGGATCACCTTGCAGATCTTCTCCTTCAAGATTGCCAACATCAGTTTGGACCTGGAATGGCCACTCCTGCAATGGCCACTCAAAGTGTACGGCGTAGTCGTCGCACGAGACAATGTAGATCGCAAGCGCAACGTTCTCTTCCACCGGCAAAGGGACAACTTCCAAGAGATCACCCAAGAA GACCCCTTTTTGTGCTTGACTGGCCCATCTCGTGCAATCTCAGCCGACCGCCCTCTTGAGTTTGAAGTCCAACTAAAACTTAAGGGCGGCGCAGCAAAGTCTGAAGACAGCGTGTTGATCAATAGCAGAAGCCATTACGGTGGTTATCAGACCCATAATGGTTTATATACTGTCACCTTTGACAACTGTCTTTGCACAACCGAGTTAAGCCTGCAGAAACTGTATCGTGGAGCAGTCCAAGCCACTTTCTTGCGTGTCGGCATTGTTAAAGGCAGTCAAAGCCCTTTCAGTTATGGAGGCAGAGTTGCTTGCTCCTCACCACCTCAGAAATATGGTAGAGGCCCTGCCACTCCCACCCAAGTTGTATTGCTTGATTCTCGTTATTGTGCTGGCGGGAAGATGCCAATAGGCGAAGAAGATGGTTACCTTGATCTGTCAAGGCATGTTGTTTCTGTTGAATTACGGACAGTGAGTGTAGATTCTGAAGAATTGGAAGAAACCCTGAAAGTTGTCATAGAAGCCTACTCTCCCGGTGGTTCTGTGCAAGCTCATGTCATGGTCAGGCCTCAATACTGCGGCATAAGTAAGCATAAATGTGACCTCAACGGCTCTAAGGTGAAGATTACCATTGCTTGGTCACCTATTGTTAGTAGTGCTTTCACCAGAAAGGTTATTCTGTGA